One region of Bacteroidetes bacterium GWF2_43_63 genomic DNA includes:
- a CDS encoding four helix bundle protein, whose protein sequence is MGFTYSFEKLEAWKESKILSKMVYKFTVTFPDYEKFGLVTQMRRASISVCSNLAEGSSRTSAKDQAHFYQYAYSSLMELLNQIIISTELEFIEETIANQSRDQIEKTSRMINALRNQRLNL, encoded by the coding sequence ATGGGATTTACTTATAGTTTTGAAAAGCTGGAAGCTTGGAAAGAAAGCAAAATTTTGTCGAAGATGGTGTATAAATTCACTGTCACATTTCCAGACTATGAAAAGTTTGGTCTGGTAACACAAATGAGACGTGCCTCCATTTCCGTATGCTCCAATCTTGCAGAAGGAAGCTCGAGAACCAGTGCGAAAGATCAAGCGCATTTCTATCAATATGCTTATAGTAGTTTAATGGAACTGCTCAATCAAATAATTATTTCAACCGAACTGGAATTCATTGAAGAGACTATTGCAAATCAAAGTCGCGACCAGATTGAAAAAACTTCAAGAATGATCAATGCACTACGGAATCAACGACTGAATCTGTAA